In a single window of the Platichthys flesus chromosome 5, fPlaFle2.1, whole genome shotgun sequence genome:
- the LOC133953662 gene encoding 2-hydroxyacylsphingosine 1-beta-galactosyltransferase-like, giving the protein MLLPSPLLLLMLGLLSWSPCASCAKVIVVPPIMFESHLYIFKTLATALQQEGHESHFLVSEGREVSPSPHYHLQRYPGIFNSSTADSFLQSKVTNIFSGRLTFLELFDILDHYSQNCDAVVGNAEVMKRLKEAKFDLLLVDPNEMCGFVIAHILGVQYAVFSTGLWYPAEVGAPAPLSYVPEFNSLLTDRMSLLQRITNTVVYLVQRFGVQYIALPKYDRIMKKHGVTPQVAMADLVQGSQLWMLCTDMALEFPRPTLPHVVYIGGILTQPPNPLPQDFEAWVNDTAEHGFVVVSFGAGVKYLSHDIAHKLAGALARLPQRVVWRFSGVPPSNLGNNTKLVDWMPQNDLLGHTNTRAFLSHGGLNSIYEAMYHGVPVVGVPLFGDHYDTMTRVAAKGMGVMLHWKYMTEEDLYTALNSVIKETRYRQQARRLSNIHKDQPGHPVTRAAYWISYLIRHNGASHLRSAVYEVSPYQYFLLDVIVTVAAALALSVYALKKVARLLRGKVEDQGRGGGNTRDDASMANGHCHKESLANGKHKRNGSLKTEKKMN; this is encoded by the exons ATGTTACTACCTTCTCCTCTACTCCTCCTCATGCTGGGTCTCCTCTCATGGAGTCCCTGTGCATCGTGCGCTAAAGTGATCGTGGTCCCGCCCATCATGTTTGAATCTCACCTCTACATCTTCAAGACTCTGGCCACGGCTCTGCAGCAGGAAGGCCATGAGAGCCATTTCCTAGTTTCCGAAGGCCGTGAGGTTTCCCCATCTCCTCACTACCACCTACAGCGCTATCCAGGGATCTTTAACAGCAGCACGGCTGACAGTTTCCTCCAGTCCAAGGTCACTAACATCTTCTCGGGCCGTCTGACGTTTCTGGAGCTGTTTGACATTCTTGACCACTACTCTCAGAACTGTGATGCTGTAGTTGGCAATGCTGAGGTGATGAAGCGGCTCAAGGAGGCCAAGTTTGACCTGCTGCTGGTGGACCCTAATGAGATGTGCGGTTTTGTGATTGCTCATATCCTTGGCGTGCAGTATGCTGTGTTCAGCACAGGTCTGTGGTACCCTGCTGAGGTCGGGGCCCCGGCCCCTCTATCATACGTCCCTGAATTCAACTCGCTGCTGACCGACCGcatgtctctgctgcagaggatcACAAACACAGTCGTTTACCTGGTGCAGCGCTTTGGAGTCCAATATATTGCATTACCCAAGTATGACCGGATAATGAAGAAGCATGGGGTGACGCCTCAAGTAGCCATGGCGGACTTGGTGCAGGGCAGCCAGCTATGGATGCTGTGCACTGACATGGCGCTGGAATTCCCCAGGCCCACCCTGCCACATGTGGTATACATAGGAGGCATCCTAACCCAGCCCCCCAACCCACTGCCACAG GATTTCGAGGCTTGGGTCAATGACACAGCGGAGCATGGCTTTGTGGTCGTGTCGTTTGGAGCTGGAGTCAAATACCTATCCCATGACATCGCTCACAAACTGGCAGGAGCCCTCGCCAGGCTGCCCCAGCGTGTCGTCTGGAG ATTCTCTGGAGTTCCACCCAGTAACCTTGGCAACAACACCAAGCTTGTGGACTGGATGCCTCAGAACGACTTATTGG gccacacaaacacaagggcCTTCCTGAGCCACGGCGGCCTGAACAGCATCTACGAGGCCATGTACCACGGTGTGCCAGTGGTGGGCGTGCCCCTGTTCGGAGACCACTATGACACCATGACTCGTGTGGCAGCCAAAGGTATGGGTGTCATGCTACACTGGAAGTACATGACCGAGGAAGACCTCTATACAGCCTTGAACAGCGTCATCAAAGAAACCAG GTACCGCCAGCAAGCGCGTCGTCTCTCCAACATTCACAAAGACCAGCCAGGCCACCCCGTGACCAGAGCAGCCTACTGGATCAGCTACCTCATCCGTCACAACGGTGCAAGCCACCTGCGCTCTGCCGTGTACGAGGTTTCCCCCTACCAGTACTTCCTGCTGGACGTGATAGTCACCGTAGCAGCGGCCTTGGCTCTGAGCGTCTACGCCCTCAAGAAGGTGGCACGGTTGTTGAGAGGGAAAGTGGAGGACCAGGGCAGAGGAGGCGGTAACACCAGGGATGATGCTAGCATGGCCAACGGACATTGCCATAAGGAGAGCCTGGCCAACGGGAAACACAAACGCAATGGCTCCTTGAAAACCGAGAAGAAGATGAATTAA